One Rhizoctonia solani chromosome 3, complete sequence genomic region harbors:
- a CDS encoding glycoside hydrolase family 16 protein, with product MNDWAYPPSNPNPNPLVFFISKKMGGLARTCLGNPFRRYKTARLDDLCSRRTEPVYQLDFDLLWDRRGFVLRPSRGPTSTMRTNLFVDAVAYLLDSAFTLGAANTIRRDMVVDMCILRHYYWRGPKSGDWQVPVYIMMCKQV from the coding sequence ATGAATGACTGGGCGTACCCGCCATCTAATCCCAATCCCAATCcattagtattttttatttccaagaaaatgggtgGGCTTGCGAGGACTTGCCTGGGGAACCCATTTAGGCGATACAAAACTGCCCGCCTCGATGATCTTTGCTCCCGCCGCACCGAGCCGGTTTATCAACTCGACTTTGACTTGCTGTGGGATCGCCGTGGGTTCGTTTTGAGGCCGTCTCGAGGACCTACTTCGACAATGCGAACAAATTTGTTTGTGGATGCTGTTGCATATCTCCTCGATAGTGCATTCACGCTAGGAGCAGCCAACACCATTCGTCGAGACATGGTCGTAGACATGTGCATTCTTCGTCATTATTATTGGCGCGGTCCCAAGTCTGGTGACTGGCAAGTTCCGGTATACATTATGATGTGCAAACAAGTATAA
- a CDS encoding 3-hydroxymethyl-3-methylglutaryl-CoA lyase, whose protein sequence is MKGLDTLLDLLANTKLEPTAQPLTDEIAVFTAASDGFNKANTNATVKESLQRLAPVVQKALENNLRVRGYVSTVITCPYDGATDPQRVRDVTKELVQMGCYEVSLGDTVGTGTPESMKRMLNEVVKDTKVELLAAHNHDTFGMGIANVMTAVEAGVRTVDSSVAGLGGCPYSPGATGNVATEDVVHALHGCGYQTGINLHELVRVGAWISKELKRDNSSRAGKAHLAKEVRGKGGREVKSLE, encoded by the exons ATGAAAGGCCTCGATACCCTCCTCGACCTCCTCGCAAACACCAAGCTCGAACCGACCGCCCAGCCGCTTACCGACGAAATCGCCGTCTTCACAGCCGCATCCGACGGATTCAATAAAGCTAATACAAACGCGACCGTCAAAGAATCCCTCCAACGACTCGCACCCGTGGTCCAAAA AGCTCTCGAGAATAACCTGCGTGTAAGAGGGTACGTAAGTACTGTCATAACATGTCCTTACGATGGTGCCACCGACCCCCAACGCGTGCGAGACGTGACCAAGGAACTCGTTCAAATGGGGTGCTACGAGGTTAGTTTGGGGGATACGGTCGGCACGGGCACGCCGGAGAGTATGAAACGGATGTTGAACGAGGTCGTGAAGGATACCAAAGTGGAATTATTGGCT GCCCAC AATCATGATACGTTTGGGATGGGTATTGCGAATGTTATGACTGCAGTCGAG GCTGGGGTAAGAACTGTTGATAGCTCGG TCGCCGGCCTAGGCGGATGTCCTTATTCACCAGGTGCGACAGGAAACGTGGCTACAGAG GACGTCGTTCATGCTCTCCATGGATGCGGCTACCAAACCGGTATTAATCTACACGAACTCGTCCGAGTTGGAGCATGGATCTCCAAAGAGCTCAAGCGTGACAACTCGAGTCGAGCAGGGAAAGCCCATCTGGCGAAAGAAGTGCGAGGAAAAGGGGGGCgcgaggtcaagtctttggAGTAG
- a CDS encoding The BTB (BR-C, ttk and bab)/POZ (Pox virus and Zinc finger) domain, whose protein sequence is MAESNEASSWQSIEQTECEAAKGFGPNDGGEFIVRSKDNIEFYIHPTVLSVTSPIFKDLMSVGSGERVVELTEDAQTIRLMLTFLYHQHRPGVENFDLAVKGFEIARKYEIEPMTDWLKSLFWLETSTLYMRNHPLEVYDVASLMDL, encoded by the exons ATGGCCGAG TCGAATGAAGCATCAAGTTGGCAATCCATTGAACAGACCGAATGCGAGGCCGCCAAGGGTTTTGGGCCCAATGACGGAGGCGAATTCATCGTTCGCTCAAAAGATAATATTGAATTCTACATCCACCCGACCGTACTCAGCGTCACTTCGCCCATATTTAAAGATCTCATGTCTGTCGGGAGCGGCGAGCGCGTGGTAGAACTGACAGAAGACGCCCAAACGATCCGACTGATGCTCACGTTCTTGTACCACCAACATCGACCGGGGGTCGAGAACTTTGATCTCGCAGTCAAGGGGTTCGAGATTGCGCGCAAGTACGAGATCGAGCCCATGACTGACTGGTTAAAGTCTTTATTTTGGCTCGAGACGTCGACGCTTTACATGAGGAACCATCCGCTCGAGGTTTACGATGTCGCAAGTCTTATGGATTTGTGA
- a CDS encoding D-lactate dehydrogenase cytochrome oxidoreductase: protein MNTTLISSAALNVRRQLRPTAQRALTTSRGLATSGPAPRRGFGRGLVLAGTAIVAGSVGYGVAQEPQHDHRSTYRRRITKLPDNYGSEEDFRRGVEELRSHFTENGTFSVNPDVLHEHGFSVNSYHEGAPHSVVISMPVTPYSGGTNLEGGTRGHPRGGICVDMSEMNKIIKINEADSDLVCQAGTPWMEINATLKEKGIPLFFPLDPSPAATIGANAVRYGTAKAEWFLNITVVLPSGEVIKTRRRARKSSAGFDTTKIFIGAEGTLGIITEATIRLTPLLDTSVAVCQFPNVRDATKAVVEIMNKGVPLQCIELCDDDFMRATNKYGQSERKYPEKDSIYFKFQGPPETIKRSAEVAKSIAEKHGGTGFSLAASEQEAADLWADRKNAHYSGLALRPGAKGWATDVCVPISKLPELVYKTKKDIVESGVVSTMVGHVGDGNFHTLLLFENDRELELVKGIVHRMVERAIALDGTCTGEHGVGVGKKKYLYEELGEGTVELMKTIKMTIDPLNIMNPGKLYPDHPDQSDY, encoded by the exons ATGAACACCACTCTGATCTCGTCGGCCGCACTCAACGTACGGCGGCAGTTGCGGCCGACGGCACAACGTgccttgacaacatcgagAGGCTTGGCGACTTCCGGCCCCGCTCCGAGACGCGGATTTGGTCGAGGTTTGGTTCTGGCTGGAACTGCAATTGTAGCTGGGTCTGTTGGTTATGGCGTTGCGCAGGAACCGCAGCATGACCATCGTTCAACCTACCGACGTCGTATAACAAAACTTCCAGATAACTATGGCTCGGAAGAGGACTTTCGTCGAGGAGTCGAAGAGCTGCGTTCCCACTTTACCGAAAATGGAACGTTTTCAGTCAATCCGGATGTCCTACATGAACACGGTTTCTCGGTGAACAGCTATCACGAAGGAGCACCCCACAGTGTTGTT ATATCGATGCCGGTTACACCCTACAGCGGGGGGACCAACCTGGAGGGTGGTACTCGTGGG CACCCACGAGGAGGCATATGTGTTGACATGTCCGAGATGAATAAAATCATAAAAATCAATG AGGCCGACTCGGACCTTGTATGCCAGGCGGGAACACCTTGGATGGAAATTAATGCTACTCTCAAGGAAAAAGGCATCCCGCTTTTCTTTCCG CTTGACCCTTCCCCCGCAGCAACAATCGGGG CCAATGCCGTGCGATACGGTACAGCCAAGGCCGAATGGTTTCTCAACATA ACTGTGGTGCTCCCCTCTGGTGAGGTGATTAAAACACGAAGACGAGCCCGTAAATCCTCGGCTGGCTTTGATACTACGAAAATATTTATTGGAGCTGAAGGGACCTTGGGGATAATCACAGAAG CTACAATCAGGTTGACACCCCTTTTGGACACTAGCGTTGCTGTCTGCCAATTCCCTAACGTACGAGATGCAACCAAAGCTGTGGTAGAGATCATGAACAAGGGGGTTCCATTGC AATGCATCGAACTATGCGACGATGACTTCATGCGTGCAACCAACAAGTACGGTCAATCAGAACGTAAATACCCTGAAAAAGATTCGATATACTTTAAA TTTCAAGGACCACCTGAGACTATCAAACGCAGTGCCGAAGTAGCTAAATCCATTGCCGAAAAGCACGGAGGGACTGGGTTCTCATTGGCTGCTTCGGAACAAGAGGCGGCAGATCTCTGGGCCGATCGAAAGAATGCGCACTACTCTGGGCTAGCATTACGGCCTGGAGCAAAGGGTTGGGCAACCGATGTATG CGTCCCGATATCCAAGTTACCCGAGTTGGTATACAAAACTAAGAAGGATATAGTGGAATCCGGGGTTGTATCAACAATGGTTG GACATGTGGGTGATG GAAATTTCCATACATTGCTCCTGTTTGAAAATGACAGGGAGCTAGAGCTTGTCAAAGGGATTGTACATCGAATGGTAGAACGTGCGATAGCACTGGATGGAACCT GTACGGGGGAGCACGGCGTAGGGGTCGGTAAAAAGAAATACCTGTACGAAGAGCTCGGAGAGGGTACTGTCGAATTGATGAAAACGATCAAGATGACGATTGACCCACTTAACATTATGAATCCTGGCAAG CTTTACCCCGACCACCCCGACCAGTCCGATTATTGA
- a CDS encoding 39S mitochondrial ribosomal protein L46: MSTHLVSTTGLRTGRRTSITRRSIVSSPSTQASTIPSNSSSSAPSSPIIASVLLNRSPILTTLPTPFEQAYYDYQARIGRAISNPFPREFYFKKGAIAERQFFVEESQREKEAFGEGFGESLLKDLEEDKTGSMNQTEDVVALPREHESDRTGDVKNLNRKGDRNLYLLVKGLDSWRLPQGPAKQGAALHATALEELHSECGPDMDTWIVGRHPIGVHQSSKSGSSTILFFKAHIFAGQAKPNGTSIKEFAWLTTEEIKEKVSPEYWTSISEMLSSR, translated from the exons ATGTCCACTCATTTAGTGTCTACCACTGGCTTAAGAACGGGGAGGAGAACAT CGATCACTCGACGCTCGATTGTGAGCTCCCCATCCACTCAGGCTAGCACAATTCCATCCAACAGCAGCTCTTCGGCTCCTAGCTCGCCTATCATAGCTTCTGTACTCCTCAACCGCTCCCCCATTCTTACTACACTTCCCACACCTTTTGAACAGGCGTACTATGATTATCAAGCCCGCATTGGACGAGCAATATCCAACCCGTTTCCGCGAGAATTCTACTTCAAGAAAGGTGCCATTGCGGAGCGACAGTTCTTTGTTGAAGAAAGCCAAAGAGAAAAAGAGGCCTTTGGAGAAGGATTTGGAGAAAGCCTACTGAAGGACCTGGAGGAGGATAAAACTGGTTCGATGAACCAGACAGAGGACGTCGTTGCGCTCCCTCGTGAGCACGAATCTGATCGAACAGGCGATGTGAAAAATTTGAACCGAAAGGGGGACAGGAACTTGTACCTTCTCGTAAAAGGACTCGATAGTTGGAGACTGCCTCAAGGTCCCGCGAAGCAAGGGGCCGCACTACATGCC ACGGCTCTCGAGGAATTACATTCGGAATGTGGACCAGATATGGACACTTGGATTGTTGGCAGGCATCCAATTGGCGTGCATCAGTCTTCTAAGTCAGGATCAAGCACG ATTTTGTTCTTCAAAGCTCATATATTTGCGGGCCAAGCGAAGCCCAACGGGACGTCCATCAAAGAGTTCGCATGGCTAACGACCGAAGAAATAAAGGAAAAAGTTTCCCCAGAGTATTGGACATCCATATCCGAGATGCTTTCGTCTCGCTAA
- a CDS encoding alpha/beta hydrolase family protein has translation MVPEARSSDPARVYAETRQNGMLKLTTTMSSTQAERKTIFDSKTLTKKGLCPVTIIKDQASAVESHSLYYELHGRGPEKILCIMGLNSSSFSWQHQVEHFGPLEKYSILVFDNRGVGHSDAPRGPYTTSGMAEDVITLLDHIGWTEERQLHVVGISMGGMVAQELATRIPRRIVSLVLAVTSAGGHIWNNFPPWKGVSTLTRLTFVKDPAVKVQMIMDMVFPLSWLAGPSAADPKITNREAQTRLYMTRILATTPQTLMGTVSQMAAGLSHRVTPDRLRQIANDIPKIVLVTGDEDNLVPPQCSEWIKQCMGPNVKLEKWEQTGHALQIQRPERFNALVEKVIEESRAL, from the exons ATGGTACCAGAAGCACGATCTTCGGATCCAGCTCGCGTCTATGCTGAGACACGCCAGAATGGCATGCTCAAACTGACTACCACCATGTCATCTACACAAGCCGAACGCAAGACCATTTTCGATAGCAAAACGCTGACGAAGAAAGGCCTATGCCCTGTTACTATCATCAAAGACCAGGCGTCCGCCGTTGAAAGTCATTCCCTCTATTACG AACTTCACGGAAGAGGTCCGGAGAAAATATTATGCATTATGGG GTTGAATTCTAGCTCTTTTAGTTGGCAACATCAGGTTGAACACTTTGGACCACTCGAGAAATACTCGATATTAGTTTTTGATAACCGAGGAGTAGGGCACAGTGATGCGCCACGAGGGCCCTATAC GACAAGCGGAATGGCAGAAGATGTGATCACTTTGCTCGACCATATTGGCTGGACGGAAGAGAGACAGCTTCATGTTGTTGGCATATCTATGGGAGGCATGGTTGCTCAAGAATTAGCTACTCGCATTCCACGGCGTATAGTTTCCCTTGTCCTGGCGGTCACTAGCGCTGGTGGCCACATTTGGAATAACTTCCCTCCT TGGAAGGGTGTTTCGACGCTGACCAG ACTTACCTTCGTTAAGGACCCCGCCGTTAAAGTACAGATGATCATGGATATGGTGTTTCCGCTATCCTGGCTTGCTGGGCCCTCTGCCGCAGACCCCAAAATAACTAATAGGGAAGCACAAACTCGGCTTTACATGACCCGAATTCTTGCGACAACGCCACAGACACTTATGGGAACAGTGTCCCAGATGGCTGCAGGTCTTTCGCACAGGGTGACACCAGATCGACTACGCCAAATTGCGAATGATATTCCCAAAATTGTGCTCGTTACTGGAGACGAAGACAATCTGGTCCCACCCCAATGCAGCGAGTGGATCAAACAGTGCATGGGCCCGAATGTTAAGCTGGAGAAGTGGGAGCAAACCGGGCATGCCCTGCAAATTCAAAGGCCTGAAAGGTTCAATGCGCTCGTAGAAAAGGTGATAGAGGAGAGTAGGGCATTATGA
- a CDS encoding exonuclease: MFNEVLRKDIVILCRRILFGIFNDSPRPSFNEWCQKGGAHTPARLSYIGHDAFDFRMCIIVAFMREALDHGRAKFFFEFYATFGPSAILPFIEMRRAGYRVPVVLVSMLILGVLYQIFSGAVILPLWWTIHLLSSGQRAISLHPHYIEGTFIGYLLGYLLVSTVLVISQTITVNVVWQIFPVSIVAIQSLYLTYQHYAQGDAPECSYEVLQLVHITNFCWSAITHAYVLFRALVSNAPLASLKHAYHPTFSPSSLSPATSVAQSFLKWDIIFITGTTLFAGIWLLRGVQSRLLAIGWFIIGSIFFGSGAALSGIWIWREKVLEEDRRMAKQAKSE; encoded by the coding sequence ATGTTTAACGAGGTgctgagaaaagatatagTCATTCTGTGCCGCCGCATCCTATTCGGGATATTCAACGATAGTCCACGACCTTCATTCAATGAATGGTGCCAGAAAGGAGGCGCACATACCCCCGCTAGATTGTCATATATTGGCCACGATGCTTTTGATTTCCGCATGTGCATCATAGTAGCATTCATGCGCGAAGCTCTCGACCACGGCAGAGCTAAATTCTTTTTCGAGTTCTACGCTACGTTCGGTCCCTCTGCTATCTTGCCTTTCATTGAAATGCGGAGAGCTGGGTATCGAGTTCCTGTGGTGCTAGTATCGATGCTGATCCTAGGAGTTCTGTATCAGATATTTAGTGGCGCAGTAATACTGCCTCTTTGGTGGACTATTCACCTACTGTCTTCGGGCCAAAGGGCTATATCACTGCACCCACACTACATCGAAGGAACCTTTATAGGCTATCTCCTTGGGTACCTACTGGTTTCCACCGTCTTGGTGATTTCTCAAACTATTACCGTCAACGTTGTGTGGCAAATCTTTCCGGTTTCAATTGTTGCCATTCAATCCCTTTATTTGACGTATCAGCATTACGCACAGGGGGACGCTCCAGAATGCTCGTACGAAGTCCTCCAGTTGGTCCACATCACGAACTTCTGCTGGTCAGCAATTACACATGCGTATGTTTTGTTCAGGGCATTGGTATCAAATGCACCACTCGCCTCACTTAAGCATGCATACCACCCGACATTCTCTCCTAGCTCTCTATCTCCAGCGACGTCTGTAGCACAAAGCTTCTTAAAGTGGGATATAATTTTTATCACGGGCACTACTTTATTTGCAGGAATATGGCTCTTACGTGGTGTTCAATCAAGACTCTTGGCCATCGGATGGTTCATCATTGGATCAATCTTCTTTGGGAGTGGGGCAGCATTATCGGGCATTTGGATCTGGAGGGAGAAGGTACTGGAAGAGGATCGGCGAATGGCCAAACAAGCAAAATCGGAATGA
- a CDS encoding mitochondrial escape protein 2 → MAVPRQTRRIFLSENPQGHITKSTFGSETANLPTPTPDQVIVRTDYLSLDPAMRVWLNDDVTYVPPVRVGETMRGAGVGTVVHGNNQIKTGDVVYGVLGWAEYIIASAQSLRVLHPPEGFTALDYLGPLGTAGMTAYFGLFEVGKLKAGETLVVSAAAGGVGSLVCQIGKIKGAKVIAIAEPRFEGFVVYDYKGRYGEAESNMTKWIREDGLKYQYQVESGLEQCPQYFELLFSGGNTGKLTGSLASIMAFSTLRLREPPRLQVFGRIYRANIITPQKRLYVDDALSAEISAKDSTPGRKTAWFFVEHLFPIRLNKYDPRYYFANMRKEAVIERVKKVLENTDVDGFKVLDIEPRIKDGGVFVHFEYISPLGSGTSEDPAIRLTELKSVADLQAAIQASAVKQGGIPSWLGFSAPRKFWLVRGRPWREDMDRFASATIKTEFDGPDVHLESLYDVLRPYGRITKLDPPTPAPAGTLRSATVRYNRVHSAVLARNCLHGVNLTTDGDVIGRSGPGIALAVAPGTKLTRLSMLYDQPLKENAIRNWLTSHPRIVLPVLAFLLGTITYTVFDPVREFSIRGKATDWFAYGDFTFYKWLRENAFGRIASTLSGNRSGEGGAEEPAIWRERKDAKATLRAYLNDLPSTVAVIHGPAGAGKGELVDSIMKEKYRPVIIIHLSWNCNSDLTRRPSIIIDCAKILNTPNDSSMIRELATQTGYWPYFSFLTSLNNMIDLASVGLIGQKAGFSSTTESQLKDILNIATEALRRVKEDRKKNTSRGAERAHIISQRSDRDSVQRVVPTTVTNEKEILLPLPNFPEQAPIPVAGRSGPEETKDDLPIVVITNYQPQGAKREEVLNVLAEWAAKLVEDKIVTHGEFCLLGRTCHISLPSKPLTSIALSDADVNTARSYVISKLSNYEIKQSLGKDELQAVENLGGRISDLDTLVNKVRSGQSVTDAVKEIIHRGISEMRKNAFGDDLEDAKSLPWTREQAWSLLRALASEDEIPYANVLLEFPFKGDELALRNMETAELISIGTKDGLPTTIKPGKPVYKHVYRRLVQDDIFRAVQTINFNEKSIATSLSTIKACEDELTVLKDIGLDLGSTILGGKGATGARASYLLDKMSQATSKVEKLEAENVKLKKILAKVR, encoded by the exons ATGGCTGTTCCTAGACAAACTAGACGCATATTTCTCTCCGAAAACCCCCAAGGTCATATCACCAAATCAACTTTCGGGAGCGAGACCGCCAATCTACCTACTCCCACTCCCGATCAAGTTATTGTTCGGACCGATTATCTTTCCCTTGACCCAGCCATGCGGGTATGGCTCAATGACGATGT AACATACGTCCCTCCAGTCCGGGTTGGCGAGACCATGCGTGGAGCAGGGGTTGGAACAGTAGTGCATGGGAATAATCAGATCAAAACAGGCGATGTGGTGTACGGTGTTCTTG GCTGGGCAGAGTATATCATTGCCTCAGCTCAAAGTCTTCGAGTGCTGCA TCCACCAGAAGGATTCACCGCGTTGGACTATCTAGGACCACTTGGTACTGCAGGAATGACTGCATACTTC GGTCTATTCGAAGTAGGGAAGCTCAAAGCGGGAGAAACACTAGTAGTCTCTGCCGCCGCTGGAGGAGTTGGATCCCTCGTATGCCAAATAGGCAAGATCAAAGGCGCCAAAGTCATCGCGATCGC CGAGCCGAGATTCGAGGGCTTCGTCGTTTATGATTACAAGGGCCGATATGGAGAGGCGGAGTCCAATATGACCAAATGGATTAGGGAGGATGGATTAAAATACCAATACCAAGTTGAATCTGGGCTCGAACAATGCCCCCAATACTTTGAGCTACTTTTCAGTGGTGGGAATACCGGAAAACT CACTGGGTCGCTTGCCTCGATCATGGCGTTCTCGACTTTGAGGCTTCGAGAGCCCCCGCGTCTTCAGGTATTTGGTCGCATTTATCGAGCAAACATTATCACCCCTCAGAAACGACTATATGTCGACGACGCTCTGTCGGCAGAGATTAGTGCTAAGGACTCG ACTCCTGGACGTAAGACGGCTTGGTTTTTTGTTGAGCACCTCTTCCCCATCAGGCTTAATAAATATGA CCCTCGATACTACTTTGCTAATATGCGCAAAGAAGCAGTCATCGAGCGCGTCAAAAAAGTTCTTGAAAACACTGATGTTGACGGCTTTAAGGTTCTAGATATTGAGCCCAG GATCAAGGATGGGGGAGTGTTTGTACATTTTGAATACATATCTCCCTTGGGATCTGGCACGTCGGAAGACCCAGCGATTCGTCTAACAGAACTCAAGTCGGTGGCAGATTTACAAGCTGCTATCCAAGCGTCTGCTGTCAAACAAGGGGGAATTCCGTCCTGGTTGGGTTTTAGTGCTCCTCGAAAATTCTGGCTTGTGCGTGGGAGGCCATGGCGGGAAGATATGGACCGCTTTGCTTCGGCAACCATCAAGACCGAGTTCGATGGTCCAGATGTCCACCTCGAATCGTTATATGACGTTCTAAGG CCCTACGGCCGAATCACTAAACTGGATCCCCCAACACCGGCCCCCGCCGGTACTTTGCGTAGTGCAACTGTGAGATACAACAGGGTCCATTCTGCTGTTTTGGCCCGAAATTGTCTACATGGTGTCAATTTGACTACGGACGGAGACGTTATCGGTAGATCTGGTCCGGGAATCGCGTTGGCAGTTGCCCCGGGGACAAAGCTAACGCGTCTAAGTATGCTTTATGATCAACCACTAAAGGAAAATGCCATACGAAACTGGTTAACGAGCCACCCAAGGATTGTGTTACCGGTGCTCGCCTTCTTGCTAGGAACCATCACTTATACT GTATTTGATCCGGTTCGCGAGTTCTCCATCCGAGGGAAGGCCACCGATTGGTTCGCCTATGGAG ATTTTACATTTTACAAATGGCTCCGCGAGAATGCATTTGGCCGTATTGCTTCAACTTTGTCTGGCAACCGCTCCGGTGAAGGGGGAGCGGAGGAGCCCGCAATTTGGAGAGAGAGGAAAGATGCGAAAGCGACCCTTCGAGCGTATTTGAACGACTTACCAT CCACGGTTGCGGTTATACATGGACCTGCGGGCGCAGGGAAGGGAGAGCTTGTCGATAGTATTATGAAGGAAAAATATAGGCCAGTTATAATCATTCACTTAAGTTGGAACTGCAACTCAGATTTGACTCGTAGACCGTCAATCATAATCGATTGTGCCAAGATATTGAATACCCCGAATGATTCGAGCATGATTCGCGAATTAGCTACACAAACTGGCTATTGGCCATACTTTAGCTTCCTGACATCTTTGAATAATATGATAGATCTGGCGAGCGTCGGCCTCATTGGACAAAAGG CCGGTTTCAGCTCAACTACCGAGTCTCAGTTGAAAGATATTCTCAATATCGCGACTGAAGCTCTTCGTCGTGTCAAAGAAGACCGCAAGAAGAACACCAGCCGAGGTGCGGAGCGCGCGCACATCATTTCCCAACGAAGCGATCGGGACTCTGTCCAAAGAGTGGTCCCGA CTACGGTgacaaatgagaaagaaattcttctccctctcccAAATTTCCCTGAACAGGCTCCAATTCCAGTTGCTGGCCGGAGTGGTCCTGAAGAGACCAAGGATGACCTTCCCATCGTCGTGATTACGAACTATCAACCACAAGGGGCTAAGCGTGAAGAAGTGCTCAATGTTTTGGCTGAATGGGCCGCGAAATTAGTAGAGGATAAG ATTGTAACCCACGGGGAATTCTGTCTACTAGGTCGCACATGTCATATTT CTCTTCCATCAAAACCCTTGACATCCATTGCTCTGAGTGATGCTGATGTCAATACCGCGCGCAGCTACGTAATATCGAAACTCTCAAATTATGAGATTAAACAATCACTCGGCAAAGATGAACTCCAGGCTGTAGAGAATTTGGGTGGAAGGATCAGTGATCTTGATACG TTAGTAAACAAAGTACGGAGTGGGCAGTCAGTTACCGATGCGGTAAAGGAAATAATTCACCGTGGCATAAGCGAGATGCGCAAGAATGCATTTGGCGATGACCTTGAAGATGCTAAATCTTTACCATGGACACGAGAGCAGGCTTGGAGTCTTCTAAGGGCATTGGCATCTGAAGATGAG ATTCCCTATGCCAATGTCCTTCTCGAATTCCCATTCAAGGGAGATGAGCTAGCATTGAGGAATATGGAGACTGCCGAATTAATTTCGATTGGTACTAAAGATG GTCTCCCGACAACAATCAAACCCGGAAAGCCGGTTTACAAACATGTTTATCGGCGCTTAGTTCAAG ATGATATCTTCCGGGCGGTGCAAACTATCAACTTCAACGAGAAGTCCATTGCTACTTCACTGTCAACTATCAAGGCATGCGAGGACGAACTAACCGTACTAAAGGACATTGGATTGGATCTTGGATCAACGATTCTCGGTGGTAAAGGAGCTACCGGAGCCCGAGCGAGTTATCTATTGGACAAGATGTCGCAAGCCACGTCGAAGGTTGAAAAACTCGAGGCCGAAAACGTGAAGCTGAAAAAGATTCTGGCCAAAGTTCGATAG